A window of Holophagales bacterium contains these coding sequences:
- a CDS encoding DinB family protein, protein MTGRPTRDEAAAYYFTYIDRVPGDDAVGVMEAQLEETTLFRGISEEASLRRYAPGKWSIREVLSHINDTERVFLFRAFWFARGFDTPLPSFDQDVAIGSAHADDVPWARHVEEFRTIRQASLSLFRNLPAEAWAKAGIASGNSFTVRALAYVLAGHVVHHVAILRERYLGAPGA, encoded by the coding sequence ATGACGGGACGCCCCACGCGAGACGAGGCCGCGGCCTACTACTTCACCTACATCGACCGGGTTCCGGGCGACGACGCCGTCGGCGTCATGGAGGCTCAGCTCGAGGAGACGACGCTTTTCCGTGGGATATCTGAGGAGGCCTCCCTCCGCCGTTACGCGCCGGGCAAGTGGAGCATCCGCGAGGTGCTGAGCCACATCAACGACACCGAGCGCGTCTTCCTCTTTCGCGCCTTCTGGTTCGCACGCGGCTTCGACACGCCGCTGCCGAGCTTCGATCAGGACGTCGCCATAGGCTCGGCCCACGCCGACGACGTGCCGTGGGCGCGTCACGTCGAAGAGTTTCGGACCATCCGGCAGGCGAGCCTCTCGCTCTTCCGGAACCTCCCGGCCGAAGCCTGGGCGAAAGCCGGCATCGCCAGCGGAAACTCCTTCACCGTGAGGGCGCTGGCGTACGTCCTGGCGGGGCACGTCGTCCACCACGTCGCGATCCTGAGAGAGCGGTATCTCGGGGCCCCGGGGGCGTAG